From a region of the Archocentrus centrarchus isolate MPI-CPG fArcCen1 chromosome 18, fArcCen1, whole genome shotgun sequence genome:
- the LOC115796631 gene encoding protein FAM111A-like — MAPKKQQKTTEDIGPYLEKKNDSPGSSSRGSSLPEGASTSQDPHKHRFMVEFSPGDNYTINCDQPRTVLEAITALTAYKTKIKCKDNNVIIKMGAGDNESVVATHFPCSCLGDDEVLTISCTKKVVENAKDIEEVLPKAYYSVFYIETKGGKNLTSAHFFKNNKVEKFKYVCVYGKIGITVEEALKRDGRFIDDLRDFELINNINNSKTECKDRIDDHVVGNQKFKICRSRQNETETKNVTQKANLKQQKQQKPPNASTNSQHKTETSSVLAVAQQKGINVKNAMNSDNRDEIYKILRKQFPELKQWMESRFSGSSYKDALKLRKENFGKIQQSFSEVHRVKKLLELGKSVCKICVKAVSTGTGFVLFDTFILTNAHLFTGYFEGKKLQQDIEVYAIFDYEEQEPEPETEIFSFRAENRFIDFDAELDYAVLELNPEGSQPNQQTEAKNITVPTGLLSKFGPLPPNGEACIIGHPAGGVKQMDPTCIIETKNRGSAIDEHLLQYKEPLIIQLISDLIRKQGIENILIGGSKAGVSTYHTFMYHGASGSPVFDGLGKVFGLHTAGYVYGFTKARESVIEYAHPLIVIFEKFVSNLKDSGNEELLKRVQEAAEGNELLTEVLEREQEGEQPMDISE, encoded by the exons GATCCACATAAACATCGGTTTATGGTGGAATTCAGTCCAGGTGATAACTACACCATTAACTGTGATCAACCTCGCACAGTGCTGGAAGCCATAACAGCACTAACTGCATATAAGACGAAGATTAAATGTAAAGATAACAACGTTATCATTAAGATGGGTGCAGGAGATAATGAATCTGTTGTTGCAACACATTTTCCTTGTTCTTGTCTTGGAGATGATGAGGTTCTGACCATATCATGTACAAAAAAAGTGGTAGAAAACGCTAAAGATATTGAAGAAGTACTTCCAAAAGCTTACTATTCTGTCTTCTACATTGAAACAAAGGGAGGGAAAAACCTCACATCAGCACAttttttcaaaaacaacaaagtggAGAAATTCAAATATGTCTGTGTTTATGGAAAGATAGGGATAACTGTGGAGGAGGCTCTGAAAAGAGATGGTCGCTTCATTGATGACCTCAGGGACTTCGAGCTGATCAACAACATAAATAACTCTAAGACTGAGTGCAAAGACAGGATTGATGATCATGTTGTTGGCAATCAGAAATTCAAGATATGTCGTTCACgtcaaaatgaaactgaaacaaaaaatgtaactCAAAAAGCCAACCTTAAGcaacagaaacagcagaaaccTCCAA ATGCATCAACTAATTCACAGCACAAGACAGAAACAAGCTCAGTTTTAGCTGTAGCACAGCAGAAGGGGATCAATGTGAAAAATGCAATGAACAGTGATAACAGAGACGAGATTTATAAAATCCTGCGTAAGCAGTTTCCAGAGCTGAAACAGTGGATGGAGAGTAGATTCTCTGGTAGTTCTTACAaggatgcactgaagctgagGAAGGAAAACTTTGGAAAGATCCAACAATCTTTTAGTGAAGTTCACAGAGTGAAGAAGCTGCTAGAACTGGGCAAGTCAGTTTGCAAAATCTGTGTTAAGGCTGTTTCTACGGGAACCGGCTTTGTGCTGTTTGACACTTTCATTCTGACAAACGCACATTTGTTTACTGGTTATTTTGAAGGAaagaagctgcagcaggatATAGAAGTGTATGCTATATTTGACTACGAGGAGCAGGAGCCAGAGCCAGAAACAGAAATATTCTCCTTTAGAGCAGAGAATAGATTCATTGACTTTGATGCTGAGCTAGATTATGCAGTTCTGGAGCTCAACCCTGAAGGCTCTCAACCAAACCAGCAAACAGAAGCAAAGAACATAACGGTACCAACAGGGTTGCTCAGCAAGTTTGGTCCACTGCCTCCCAATGGTGAGGCCTGTATCATTGGACACCCAGCAGGGGGAGTGAAACAAATGGATCCTACATGTATCATTGAGACAAAGAATAGAGGGTCAGCTATTGATGAACATTTACTTCAGTACAAAGAGCCTTTAATTATTCAGCTTATCAGTGATTTAATCCGAAAACAAGGTATTGAAAATATACTGATTGGTGGGAGTAAAGCAGGAGTCAGCACCTACCACACTTTCATGTATCACGGTGCCTCTGGTTCTCCTGTGTTTGATGGTCTTGGCAAAGTTTTTGGTTTGCACACAGCAggatatgtctatggatttacaaaAGCTCGAGAGAGTGTGATTGAGTATGCCCATCCTTTGATTGTAATATTTGAAAAATTTGTGAGTAATTTGAAGGACAGTGGAAATGAGGAGCTGTTAAAAAGAGTTCAGGAGGCAGCTGAGGGAAATGAATTGCTGACAGAGGTGCTCGAGAGAGAGCAGGAAGGGGAGCAGCCAATGGACATCAGTGAATGA